The Amycolatopsis mongoliensis genome includes a window with the following:
- a CDS encoding Lrp/AsnC family transcriptional regulator, with product MAESVTVQPDDVRLIRALQVAPRASFAAIAAVLGVTENAVGRRYRRLRAEGVLRVAGIVDPGALGQSKWLVRLRCRPGSVAAIADALAKRDDVSWVGLCAGGSEIGFAIRSRTRQERDDLLGQQLPRTAAVLDIHASAMLRQFVGGRGHYWAALRGTLTPEQETMLGSEGAPFTEAPVVAREPVRLTAEDEKLLDVLATDGRAALVDLAAAAGLTPGRASRRLEALLRRRVVHIDVEIAAAALGYHARANLWLRVHPAAVKDVGRTLAREPEIAFAAAVSGPHNVHAVAHCRDLDELFEFTSDRIGSLPGLQSLEVSPLLKHVKQAGTLLSGDRLAGQFADQLLP from the coding sequence ATGGCCGAATCCGTCACTGTGCAGCCCGACGACGTGCGTCTCATCCGCGCGCTCCAGGTCGCTCCGCGGGCCTCGTTCGCGGCGATCGCGGCCGTGCTCGGCGTCACCGAGAACGCGGTCGGCCGTCGCTATCGGCGGCTTCGGGCCGAGGGCGTCCTGCGCGTCGCCGGCATCGTCGACCCGGGGGCGCTGGGCCAGAGCAAGTGGCTGGTGCGGCTGCGGTGCCGTCCCGGGAGCGTCGCGGCGATCGCCGACGCCCTCGCCAAGCGCGACGACGTCAGCTGGGTGGGGCTCTGCGCCGGGGGCTCCGAGATCGGGTTCGCGATCCGGTCCCGGACCCGGCAGGAGCGGGACGACCTGCTCGGTCAGCAGCTGCCGCGGACCGCGGCCGTCCTCGACATCCACGCGTCCGCGATGCTGCGCCAGTTCGTCGGCGGCCGCGGGCACTACTGGGCCGCGCTGCGGGGCACGCTGACTCCCGAGCAGGAGACGATGCTCGGGAGCGAAGGGGCGCCGTTCACGGAAGCCCCGGTCGTGGCCCGCGAGCCCGTGCGGCTCACCGCCGAAGACGAGAAGCTGCTCGACGTCCTGGCCACGGACGGCCGCGCCGCCCTGGTCGACCTCGCCGCGGCGGCCGGCCTGACGCCCGGCCGCGCCTCGCGCCGGCTGGAGGCGCTGCTGCGGCGGCGCGTCGTCCACATCGACGTCGAGATCGCTGCCGCGGCGCTGGGCTACCACGCCCGGGCGAACCTCTGGCTGCGCGTGCACCCGGCGGCGGTCAAGGACGTCGGGCGCACGCTCGCGCGGGAACCCGAAATCGCCTTCGCCGCGGCGGTTTCCGGGCCGCACAACGTCCACGCCGTCGCGCACTGCCGGGACCTCGACGAACTGTTCGAGTTCACTTCGGACCGGATCGGCTCGCTGCCCGGGCTGCAGAGCCTGGAGGTCTCCCCGCTGCTCAAGCACGTCAAGCAGGCCGGCACGCTCCTGTCCGGCGACCGGCTAGCCGGGCAGTTCGCCGATCAGCTGCTGCCGTAG
- a CDS encoding SDR family NAD(P)-dependent oxidoreductase, with the protein MNTALIIGASRGLGHAIATELSDRGWHVIGTVRDPDARTPLHDLADVSDGRVEVEHLDITEPDQLPPLRARLAGRRLDLLFVNAGTTNNPGTPIGEVSSADFVDVMVTNALSPMRVIEALQDLVPTDGLIGAMSSGQGSITNNTAGSREVYRGSKAALNMFMRSFAARQAETGRALVLVAPGWIRTALGGPDAPFTMAETVPKVVDVLLAKRGRPGLEFLDREGKTVPW; encoded by the coding sequence ATGAACACCGCCCTCATCATCGGGGCCTCGCGCGGACTCGGTCACGCGATCGCCACCGAACTCTCCGACCGCGGCTGGCACGTGATCGGCACGGTCCGCGACCCGGACGCCCGGACGCCCCTGCACGACCTGGCCGACGTCTCGGACGGCCGGGTCGAGGTCGAGCACCTCGACATCACCGAGCCCGACCAGCTGCCGCCCCTGCGCGCACGGCTCGCCGGCCGCCGGCTCGACCTGCTCTTCGTCAACGCGGGCACCACGAACAACCCCGGGACACCGATCGGCGAGGTGTCCAGCGCCGATTTCGTCGACGTCATGGTCACCAACGCGCTCAGCCCGATGCGCGTCATCGAGGCGCTCCAGGACCTCGTGCCCACCGACGGGCTCATCGGCGCGATGTCGTCCGGGCAGGGCAGCATCACGAACAACACGGCCGGCTCGCGCGAGGTCTACCGCGGCAGCAAAGCGGCGCTGAACATGTTCATGCGCAGCTTCGCGGCGCGGCAGGCCGAGACCGGGCGCGCGCTGGTCCTCGTGGCACCCGGCTGGATCCGCACCGCCCTGGGCGGGCCGGACGCGCCGTTCACCATGGCGGAAACCGTGCCGAAGGTGGTCGACGTCCTGCTCGCGAAGCGGGGCCGCCCCGGCCTCGAGTTCCTGGACCGCGAGGGCAAGACCGTGCCGTGGTGA
- the purE gene encoding 5-(carboxyamino)imidazole ribonucleotide mutase, giving the protein MAPQVGVIMGSDSDWPTLEAAGAALDEFGVEYEVGVYSAHRTPQRMLDYATSAVARGIRVIIAGAGGAAHLPGMVASATVLPVIGVPVPLKYLDGLDSLLSIVQMPAGVPVATVSVGGARNAGLLAVRILAASDEGLRSKMATFQQDLEKLVLDKDAALRAKTGH; this is encoded by the coding sequence ATGGCGCCGCAGGTGGGCGTGATCATGGGCAGCGACTCGGACTGGCCGACCCTCGAGGCGGCCGGTGCGGCGCTGGACGAGTTCGGCGTCGAGTACGAGGTCGGCGTCTACTCGGCGCACCGCACCCCGCAGCGCATGCTGGACTACGCGACGTCGGCGGTGGCGCGCGGCATCCGCGTGATCATCGCGGGCGCGGGTGGCGCGGCCCACCTGCCGGGCATGGTCGCCTCGGCGACGGTGCTGCCGGTGATCGGCGTCCCGGTCCCGCTGAAGTACCTGGACGGCCTGGACTCGCTGCTGTCGATCGTCCAGATGCCGGCGGGTGTCCCGGTGGCGACGGTCTCGGTGGGCGGCGCGCGCAACGCGGGCCTGCTGGCGGTCCGGATCCTGGCGGCGTCCGACGAGGGCCTGCGCTCGAAGATGGCGACCTTCCAGCAGGACCTGGAGAAGCTGGTCCTGGACAAGGACGCGGCCCTGCGGGCGAAGACCGGCCACTAG
- a CDS encoding 5-(carboxyamino)imidazole ribonucleotide synthase: protein MDKNTGLPVVGMVGGGQLARMTHQAAISLGQSLRVLAAGENEAAGLVAGDVVLGHHTDLDALRKFAASVDVVTFDHEHVPGEHLLTLAMEGYVIRPAPSALGFAQNKLVMREMMAGLGVPGPAFTEVSTVDDVVKFGGEHGWPVVLKASTGGYDGRGVWMLDTARHARETVPELLEAGTALLVEEKVAMRRELAALVARSPFGQGAAYPVVETVQTGGINTEVLAPAPGLSPERVHEAQDLALRIASTLDVTGLLAVELFETDTGLLVNELAMRPHNSGHWTMDGARTSQFEQHLRAVLDYPLGRTDLIAPACVMANVLGAPELPEMGPDERLHHLFARYPEVRVHLYGKQERPGRKLGHVNFTGDRMDDLRNRALLSAHWLSHAVWLDGYEIH, encoded by the coding sequence ATGGACAAAAACACCGGTCTGCCCGTCGTGGGCATGGTGGGCGGCGGCCAGCTGGCCCGGATGACCCACCAGGCGGCGATCTCCCTCGGCCAGTCCCTGCGCGTGCTCGCGGCGGGGGAGAACGAAGCCGCGGGGCTCGTCGCGGGCGACGTCGTGCTGGGGCACCACACCGACCTCGACGCGCTGCGGAAGTTCGCGGCGTCGGTCGACGTGGTCACGTTCGACCACGAGCACGTGCCGGGTGAGCACCTGCTGACGCTGGCGATGGAGGGCTACGTCATCCGGCCGGCTCCGTCAGCGCTGGGCTTCGCGCAGAACAAGCTGGTGATGCGCGAGATGATGGCGGGCCTCGGCGTGCCGGGCCCGGCCTTCACCGAGGTGTCCACTGTGGACGACGTGGTGAAGTTCGGCGGCGAGCACGGCTGGCCGGTGGTGCTCAAGGCGTCGACCGGCGGGTACGACGGCCGCGGTGTCTGGATGCTGGACACCGCGCGGCACGCGCGCGAAACCGTGCCGGAGCTGCTGGAGGCAGGCACGGCGCTGCTCGTCGAGGAGAAGGTGGCGATGCGGCGGGAGCTGGCCGCGCTCGTCGCCCGCTCGCCCTTCGGCCAGGGCGCGGCCTATCCGGTGGTCGAGACGGTGCAGACCGGCGGCATCAACACCGAGGTGCTGGCCCCGGCGCCGGGGCTGTCGCCCGAGCGGGTGCACGAGGCGCAGGACCTCGCACTGCGGATCGCGTCGACGCTGGACGTCACCGGCCTGCTGGCGGTGGAGCTGTTCGAGACGGACACCGGCCTGCTGGTCAACGAGCTCGCGATGCGCCCGCACAACTCCGGGCACTGGACCATGGACGGTGCGCGCACGTCGCAGTTCGAGCAGCACCTGCGGGCGGTGCTCGACTACCCGCTGGGCCGGACGGACCTGATCGCGCCGGCGTGCGTGATGGCGAACGTGCTGGGCGCGCCGGAGCTGCCCGAGATGGGGCCGGACGAGCGGCTGCACCACCTGTTCGCCCGGTACCCGGAGGTGCGGGTGCACCTCTACGGCAAGCAGGAGCGGCCGGGGCGCAAGCTCGGGCACGTCAACTTCACCGGCGACCGCATGGACGACCTGCGCAACCGCGCGCTGCTCTCGGCGCACTGGCTGTCCCACGCCGTCTGGCTCGACGGCTACGAAATCCACTAG
- a CDS encoding glycosyltransferase 87 family protein, with protein MSTSRPASEARTGRVLAGVLALAVLALGVVVWLAGWHLGADSAVYRAGALTLLHGDPLYTRDVLVALPDWVRLPFTYTPAAAPLFLPLALVPSGLVWGVIAFLSVVALMVVITVVSSSPGGSSLLGRSWWALPAGTAIALALEPVWKTLFLGQINLILMAFVVLDVLVLSARDSADGPSAGKRASGRRWAGVLIGVAAAIKLTPLIFVPHLFFTGRWKDGLRALGTFVVLEAVMFAVIPVDAARFWRDSATDPSRVGSVHWIFNQSLNGLVNRATHLAPWSLAVAVGVAAVLAVPAVWLVVRLRRRGEDAAALLVTAFYGLLLSPVSWSHHWVWCVPLLTLLVVKARWWAAAAVALLFVSQIVMLVPNGGDTEFGWGLGWSVLGNVYVLAAAGGILGLAARELRLVRRSPQVVTV; from the coding sequence ATGTCGACGTCGCGACCGGCGTCTGAGGCGCGCACCGGCCGGGTGCTCGCCGGGGTTCTCGCGCTGGCCGTGCTTGCGCTCGGCGTGGTCGTCTGGCTGGCCGGGTGGCACCTGGGCGCGGACAGCGCCGTGTACCGCGCCGGCGCGCTGACGCTGCTGCACGGCGACCCGCTCTACACGCGGGACGTGCTGGTCGCGCTGCCCGACTGGGTGCGGCTGCCGTTCACCTACACGCCGGCCGCCGCGCCGCTGTTCCTGCCGCTCGCGCTGGTGCCGTCCGGCCTGGTCTGGGGCGTGATCGCGTTTTTGTCGGTGGTCGCCCTTATGGTCGTGATCACGGTGGTTTCGTCGTCGCCGGGGGGCTCGTCGCTTCTGGGAAGAAGCTGGTGGGCGCTGCCGGCGGGAACGGCCATCGCGCTGGCGCTGGAACCGGTGTGGAAGACGCTGTTCCTGGGTCAGATCAACTTGATACTGATGGCGTTCGTGGTGCTGGACGTCCTGGTGCTGTCCGCGCGCGACAGTGCTGATGGGCCCTCGGCGGGAAAGCGTGCCTCGGGCCGCCGGTGGGCGGGTGTGCTGATCGGCGTGGCGGCGGCGATCAAGCTGACCCCGCTGATCTTCGTGCCGCACCTGTTCTTCACGGGGAGGTGGAAGGACGGGCTGCGGGCCCTGGGCACCTTCGTGGTGCTCGAAGCGGTGATGTTCGCGGTCATCCCGGTCGACGCGGCGCGGTTCTGGCGGGATTCGGCGACCGACCCGAGCCGGGTCGGGTCGGTGCACTGGATCTTCAACCAGTCGCTCAACGGGCTGGTCAACCGGGCCACCCACCTCGCGCCCTGGTCGCTGGCGGTGGCGGTCGGGGTGGCGGCGGTGCTCGCGGTCCCGGCGGTGTGGCTGGTCGTGCGGCTGCGCCGGCGTGGAGAAGACGCGGCCGCGTTGCTCGTGACGGCGTTCTATGGGCTCCTCCTGTCACCGGTGTCGTGGTCGCACCACTGGGTCTGGTGCGTGCCCTTGCTCACGCTGCTGGTGGTGAAGGCGCGGTGGTGGGCCGCGGCGGCGGTCGCGCTGCTGTTCGTCTCGCAGATCGTGATGCTGGTGCCCAACGGCGGCGACACGGAGTTCGGCTGGGGGCTGGGCTGGTCGGTCCTCGGCAACGTCTACGTCCTCGCGGCGGCGGGCGGGATCCTCGGCCTGGCGGCGCGTGAGCTACGCCTGGTCCGGCGGTCACCGCAGGTCGTCACCGTTTAG
- a CDS encoding glycosyltransferase 87 family protein produces the protein MTRTVSTDVDGAVAARSHHRLALRKSLARLSVRPRSILILAVIPLVAVGYGIYGWQHDWVLGVDSAVYRAGALTLLHGDSLYDANTLAPEPWWALLPFTYPPTAALIFVPLAAFPTQISWGLITAVSLAAMALSIRIAIGALPRPADDGPRWWASPARSTIVFFLVFLGLEPVWRTIFLGQINLILMAMILLDMLVIGARGSRWGGVLVGVAAAIKLTPLVFIGHLFITGRRKDALRGFATFVVLQGLMFLVNAHDAAKYWTITLPDTGRIGPVHWAGNQSLNALMNRATDLAPWASKAAMGIGFLLAIPALWLLMRFHRKGQALAAVLVTAFWTLLISPISWTHHWVWVVPLIVLLVSRLPKTTPATAWKRWVGTFAVAFVFLSCVLLILPNGRNVELHWKVWQNILGDAYILMPVVLAAALVLRWGLQRRARKRAAPDEHVDVATGV, from the coding sequence GTGACCCGGACCGTATCCACCGACGTCGACGGCGCAGTCGCGGCCAGATCGCACCACCGCCTGGCCCTGCGGAAGTCACTCGCCCGGCTGTCCGTCCGCCCGCGGTCGATCCTGATTCTCGCGGTGATCCCGCTGGTCGCGGTCGGGTACGGCATCTACGGCTGGCAGCACGACTGGGTGCTGGGCGTCGACAGCGCGGTCTATCGGGCCGGTGCGCTCACGCTGCTGCACGGCGATTCCCTCTACGACGCCAACACGCTGGCCCCCGAGCCGTGGTGGGCGCTGCTGCCGTTCACCTACCCGCCGACGGCGGCGCTGATCTTCGTGCCGCTCGCCGCGTTCCCGACGCAGATCTCCTGGGGCCTGATCACCGCCGTCTCGCTGGCAGCGATGGCGCTCTCGATCCGGATCGCGATCGGCGCGCTGCCCCGCCCGGCCGACGACGGGCCGCGGTGGTGGGCCTCGCCCGCCCGCTCGACCATCGTGTTCTTCCTGGTCTTCCTCGGCCTCGAGCCGGTGTGGCGGACGATCTTCCTCGGCCAGATCAACCTGATCCTGATGGCCATGATCCTGCTGGACATGCTGGTCATCGGCGCGCGGGGGAGCCGCTGGGGCGGCGTGCTGGTCGGTGTCGCGGCGGCGATCAAGCTGACGCCGCTGGTGTTCATCGGGCACCTGTTCATCACCGGCCGCCGCAAGGACGCGCTGCGCGGCTTCGCGACGTTCGTCGTCCTGCAGGGCCTGATGTTCCTCGTCAACGCCCACGACGCGGCGAAGTACTGGACGATCACGCTGCCGGACACCGGCCGGATCGGGCCGGTGCACTGGGCGGGCAACCAGTCGCTGAACGCGCTGATGAACCGGGCCACCGACCTCGCGCCCTGGGCGTCGAAGGCGGCCATGGGCATCGGGTTCCTGCTCGCGATCCCGGCGCTGTGGCTGCTCATGCGGTTCCACCGCAAGGGCCAGGCGCTGGCCGCGGTGCTGGTCACGGCGTTCTGGACGCTGCTGATCTCGCCGATTTCGTGGACGCACCACTGGGTCTGGGTGGTCCCGCTGATCGTGCTGCTGGTGTCACGGCTGCCGAAGACCACCCCGGCGACGGCGTGGAAGCGCTGGGTCGGGACGTTCGCGGTGGCGTTCGTGTTCCTCAGCTGCGTACTGCTGATCCTGCCCAACGGCCGCAACGTCGAGCTGCACTGGAAGGTGTGGCAGAACATCCTGGGGGACGCCTACATCCTGATGCCGGTCGTGCTGGCCGCGGCGCTGGTCCTGCGCTGGGGTCTGCAGCGGCGGGCGCGGAAGAGGGCCGCTCCGGACGAGCATGTCGACGTCGCGACCGGCGTCTGA
- a CDS encoding GGDEF domain-containing protein: MDVPATRSGPGDAPLSDRALRTLRARWRTASLAAGWRFPSDWALPEVDAVCAAVMAKGGAEAAETALAGLARARAAAGAGLAETLADLAALHAVLDHGGDGFVSPDVDATPARLLRTTALAWADVATDQLVHTEVTDPLTGLPSAAYLRTRLYEIYRAAAARERPAAEDHVLLVVSLDLSTVTGFPRLTGMILVADALRAVFDSGQSVASLGTSVVAALVPKDERVASHGVALRRALHERLSVDSQLADAGRPRVSAVRLPATHEMACDLLAHLARA, from the coding sequence GTGGACGTTCCGGCTACGCGCTCCGGTCCCGGTGACGCCCCGCTCTCCGACCGCGCGCTGCGCACGCTGCGTGCCCGCTGGCGCACCGCCAGCCTGGCCGCCGGCTGGCGGTTCCCGAGCGACTGGGCGCTGCCCGAGGTCGACGCCGTCTGCGCGGCCGTGATGGCCAAGGGTGGTGCCGAAGCCGCCGAGACCGCGCTGGCCGGGCTGGCCCGGGCCCGGGCGGCGGCGGGCGCGGGGCTCGCGGAAACCCTCGCCGACCTGGCCGCGCTGCACGCGGTGCTCGACCACGGCGGCGACGGGTTCGTCTCGCCGGACGTCGACGCCACGCCGGCCCGGCTGCTCCGGACCACCGCGCTGGCCTGGGCCGACGTCGCCACCGACCAGCTCGTGCACACCGAGGTCACCGACCCGCTGACCGGCCTGCCCTCGGCCGCCTACCTGCGCACCCGGCTCTACGAGATCTACCGGGCCGCCGCCGCGCGCGAGCGGCCGGCCGCCGAGGACCACGTGCTGCTGGTCGTCTCGCTCGACCTCAGCACGGTCACCGGGTTCCCCCGGCTGACCGGGATGATCCTGGTCGCGGACGCGCTGCGGGCGGTCTTCGACAGCGGGCAGAGCGTCGCTTCGCTGGGGACGTCCGTCGTGGCCGCGCTGGTCCCGAAGGACGAGCGGGTCGCTTCGCACGGCGTCGCGCTGCGAAGGGCGTTGCACGAACGGCTTTCCGTCGATTCGCAGCTCGCGGACGCCGGCCGGCCCCGCGTGTCCGCGGTGCGTCTGCCGGCCACCCACGAAATGGCCTGCGACCTGCTGGCCCACCTCGCCCGGGCGTAG
- a CDS encoding sigma-70 family RNA polymerase sigma factor translates to MSTVPADLSGKSDAELIAEVRAGKIESYGPLYERHTGAAHNLARQLARSSSEADDLVSEAFAKVLDTLRGGKGPDTAFRAYLLTALRHTAYDRTRKERRVDLNEDMTDVSAEALTVPFSDTAVAGLERTMAAKAFARLPERWQAVLWHTEIEQQSPAEVAPLLGLTANGVSALAYRAREGLRQAYLQVHLQENAEERCRACAERLGAWTRDGLSKRERAQVENHLDECENCRALAAELADVNGGLRAIIAPIVLGGAALGYLATIGAAKASAATAAAAGAAAAGAAAAGGKAGAAAGAAAAGPRQFAGVAASGTAVVAAVVIALTAGGGAQEIPVAAQVPPPVVQPVNPPAPKPAPPAPPAPPQPPAPPAAPPVEPAPPPVAPPAPAPPPAPPAPAPPSMSATTPPDGVELSPGAATNLPITVRNDGGSVSDPVAVALKLPPGVHAVNAAGGGAPMAFAQDGGPVSVNCPGGDGVVTCKTGAGLQPGQSATLNFRLQADDDAEGGTVTGSVTAGVQINVTVSVKVTVKQPPDAVVLEAQGDGLSAFPWTRNPLVYVRVRNTGETTKPVTVTFDHPLWQWWSLRGFPCTPSGEGATCTTKSSLAPGQHVNLWVRLKGRPDDGRVTITAKLGKASAEPVTVDFGCYHHWCGKDPLPTTTTPTSPSKPAPTKPSPPSSTPPATTTKTKPTTSPPTSATTTSAPPTPGTKTGDQRPTVTPGKGFGWLTG, encoded by the coding sequence GTGTCCACCGTTCCCGCCGATCTCAGCGGAAAGAGTGACGCCGAGCTGATCGCCGAGGTCCGCGCCGGGAAGATCGAGTCGTACGGGCCGCTTTACGAGCGCCACACCGGCGCGGCGCACAACCTCGCTCGTCAGCTGGCCCGTTCGAGCTCGGAAGCCGACGACCTGGTGTCCGAGGCGTTCGCCAAAGTGCTCGACACGCTGCGTGGCGGCAAGGGGCCGGACACAGCCTTCCGGGCCTACCTGCTGACTGCGCTGCGTCACACCGCCTACGACCGCACGCGCAAGGAACGCCGGGTCGACCTCAACGAGGACATGACCGACGTCTCGGCCGAGGCGCTGACCGTGCCGTTCTCCGACACCGCCGTCGCCGGGCTCGAGCGGACGATGGCCGCCAAGGCGTTCGCGCGGCTGCCCGAACGCTGGCAGGCGGTGCTCTGGCACACCGAGATCGAGCAGCAGAGCCCGGCCGAGGTCGCGCCGCTGCTGGGGCTGACCGCGAACGGCGTCTCCGCGCTGGCCTACCGCGCCCGCGAGGGGCTGCGCCAGGCGTACCTGCAGGTCCACCTGCAGGAGAACGCCGAGGAACGCTGCCGCGCCTGTGCCGAGCGGCTCGGCGCGTGGACCCGCGACGGGTTGTCCAAGCGGGAACGCGCCCAGGTCGAGAACCACCTCGACGAGTGCGAGAACTGCCGGGCGCTGGCCGCGGAGCTCGCCGACGTCAACGGCGGGCTGCGCGCGATCATCGCCCCGATCGTCCTGGGCGGCGCGGCGCTCGGCTACCTCGCCACCATCGGCGCGGCCAAGGCGAGCGCGGCCACCGCGGCGGCTGCTGGTGCGGCCGCCGCCGGTGCTGCCGCGGCCGGGGGCAAGGCAGGCGCGGCCGCGGGCGCCGCGGCCGCCGGACCCCGCCAGTTCGCCGGGGTCGCCGCCTCGGGCACGGCGGTCGTCGCGGCCGTCGTCATCGCGCTCACCGCCGGCGGCGGGGCGCAGGAGATCCCCGTCGCGGCCCAGGTACCGCCACCGGTGGTCCAGCCCGTCAACCCACCGGCACCGAAACCCGCGCCACCGGCACCGCCCGCGCCTCCACAGCCGCCGGCACCACCCGCCGCGCCGCCCGTCGAGCCCGCCCCGCCGCCGGTCGCGCCGCCCGCCCCCGCGCCGCCCCCGGCACCCCCCGCCCCGGCACCGCCGTCGATGTCCGCGACGACCCCGCCGGACGGCGTCGAGCTCAGCCCCGGCGCCGCGACGAACCTGCCCATCACCGTGCGCAACGACGGCGGGAGCGTGTCCGACCCCGTGGCGGTCGCGCTGAAGCTCCCGCCGGGCGTGCACGCGGTCAACGCCGCCGGTGGCGGCGCGCCGATGGCGTTCGCGCAGGACGGCGGCCCGGTCTCGGTGAACTGCCCGGGCGGCGACGGCGTGGTGACGTGCAAGACCGGCGCCGGCCTGCAGCCCGGCCAGAGCGCGACGCTGAACTTCCGCCTCCAGGCCGACGACGACGCCGAGGGCGGCACGGTGACCGGGTCGGTGACCGCCGGCGTGCAGATCAACGTCACGGTGAGCGTCAAGGTCACCGTGAAGCAGCCGCCGGACGCGGTGGTCCTGGAGGCGCAGGGCGACGGGCTCTCGGCGTTCCCGTGGACCCGCAACCCGCTGGTCTACGTGCGGGTCCGCAACACCGGCGAGACGACCAAGCCGGTCACGGTCACCTTCGACCACCCGCTGTGGCAGTGGTGGAGCCTGCGGGGCTTCCCGTGCACGCCGTCCGGCGAGGGCGCCACCTGCACGACGAAGAGCTCGCTCGCGCCCGGCCAGCACGTCAACCTGTGGGTGCGGCTGAAGGGCCGTCCCGACGACGGGCGCGTGACGATCACCGCGAAGCTCGGCAAGGCGTCGGCGGAGCCGGTGACCGTGGACTTCGGCTGCTACCACCACTGGTGCGGCAAGGACCCGCTGCCGACGACGACCACGCCGACGTCGCCGTCCAAGCCGGCGCCGACCAAGCCGTCCCCGCCGTCGTCCACCCCGCCGGCGACGACCACGAAGACCAAGCCGACGACGTCACCCCCGACGTCGGCGACCACCACGAGCGCGCCGCCGACCCCGGGCACGAAGACCGGTGACCAGCGGCCGACCGTCACCCCCGGGAAGGGATTCGGCTGGCTGACCGGGTAG
- a CDS encoding GtrA family protein, whose translation MRELLKKHRELLRFAVVGGISFVITMSVNYGLKFTVLRTHPVTALIVGVLVATIFSYVANREWSFRTRGGRERAHEAALFFLISGVALGLNALPQWFSRYVLDLQAPRLSPFGVEVADFVSGIVIGTLLGTVFRWWAFKRWVFPEEDARVVEVADDPDIQDRKAA comes from the coding sequence GTGCGCGAGCTGCTGAAGAAGCATCGCGAGCTCCTCCGCTTCGCCGTCGTCGGCGGGATCAGCTTCGTGATCACGATGTCCGTCAACTACGGCCTGAAGTTCACCGTGCTGCGGACCCACCCGGTGACGGCGCTGATCGTCGGCGTCCTCGTCGCGACGATCTTCTCCTACGTCGCCAACCGCGAGTGGTCGTTCCGCACCCGCGGCGGCCGGGAGCGGGCGCACGAAGCCGCGTTGTTCTTCCTGATCAGCGGTGTCGCGCTGGGCCTGAACGCGCTGCCGCAGTGGTTCTCGCGGTACGTGCTGGACCTGCAGGCGCCGCGGCTGTCGCCGTTCGGCGTCGAGGTGGCCGACTTCGTCAGCGGGATCGTCATCGGCACGCTGCTGGGGACGGTGTTCCGGTGGTGGGCGTTCAAGAGGTGGGTTTTCCCGGAAGAGGACGCCCGGGTGGTCGAGGTCGCGGATGATCCGGACATTCAGGACCGCAAGGCTGCCTGA
- a CDS encoding GtrA family protein, translating into MTVVETVLKRTPEPLRSVLIKHRELLKFAIVGGTTFLVDNGVWYVLKLSVLESKPTTAKAIAIIVATIVSYILNREWSFRTRGGRERHHEAALFFVISGVAVVVNLIPLYVSRYVLDLEVPHVTRLVQEVADFASGSIIGMLLAMFFRFWGFKKWVFPDELGERRRDNGDVTRLH; encoded by the coding sequence GTGACCGTTGTGGAAACCGTGCTCAAGCGCACGCCGGAGCCACTGCGTTCGGTGCTGATCAAGCACCGGGAGCTGCTGAAGTTCGCGATCGTGGGCGGCACGACGTTCCTGGTCGACAACGGCGTCTGGTACGTCCTGAAGCTGTCGGTGCTGGAGTCGAAACCGACGACGGCGAAGGCGATCGCGATCATCGTCGCGACGATCGTGTCGTACATCCTGAACCGCGAGTGGTCGTTCCGCACCCGCGGCGGCCGCGAGCGCCACCACGAGGCCGCGCTGTTCTTCGTGATCAGCGGCGTCGCCGTCGTGGTGAACCTGATCCCGCTGTACGTCTCGCGGTACGTGCTGGACCTGGAGGTCCCGCACGTGACGCGGCTGGTGCAGGAGGTCGCGGACTTCGCGAGCGGGTCGATCATCGGCATGCTGCTGGCGATGTTCTTCCGCTTCTGGGGCTTCAAGAAGTGGGTCTTCCCGGACGAGCTCGGCGAGCGCCGCCGGGACAACGGCGACGTGACCCGCCTGCACTGA